A single region of the Vicia villosa cultivar HV-30 ecotype Madison, WI linkage group LG4, Vvil1.0, whole genome shotgun sequence genome encodes:
- the LOC131595880 gene encoding calcium-dependent protein kinase 1-like, which produces MGNSCVGPSISKNGIIQSFSAAIWRTHLPEHEGSVSTRGSGNDAANDNEAESPLPVQNKPPEQITIPKPETKQDMKQETKSETEPEKDKDKKKQRKPSVKRSSSAGLRVDSVLQRETGNFKEFFSLGKKLGQGQFGITFLCIEKETGRQYACKSIAKRKLVTDDDVEDVRREIQIMHHLAGHANVISIKGAYEDAVAVHVVMELCAGGELFDRIIQRGHYTERKAAELIRTIVGVVEACHSLGVMHRDLKPENFLFVNQQEDSLLKTIDFGLSVFFKPGDTFIDVVGSPYYVAPEVLKKRYGPEADVWSAGVILYILLSGVPPFWAENEQGIFEQVLHGDLDFASDPWPAISDSAKDLVRKMLVRDPRRRMTAYQVLCHPWVQVDGVAPDKPLDSAVLSRLKQFSAMNKLKKMALIVIAESLSEEELAGLKEMFKMLDTDNSGQITFEELKVGLKKVGANLKESEIYDLMQAADIDNSGTIDYGEFIAATLHLNKVEREDHLFAAFSYFDKDGSGYITQEELQQACDEFGIKDVGLDEIIKEIDEDNDGRIDYNEFVAMMQKGNVPMVGGKKGLENNFSIRFKEALKL; this is translated from the exons ATGGGGAATTCTTGTGTTGGTCCTAGCATTTCGAAGAATGGTATTATTCAATCGTTTTCGGCTGCGATTTGGCGTACACACTTGCCTGAACATGAAGGATCAGTGTCTACTAGAGGTTCCGGGAATGATGCAGCGAATGATAATGAAGCCGAATCTCCGCTGCCTGTCCAGAACAAACCTCCGGAGCAGATAACTATTCCGAAACCGGAGACAAAACAGGATATGAAACAGGAGACGAAATCTGAGACTGAACCGGAAAAGGATAAGGATAAGAAGAAACAAAGGAAACCTTCTGTGAAGAGAAGTTCTAGTGCAGGACTTCGTGTTGATTCGGTGTTGCAGAGGGAAACTGGTAATTTCAAGGAGTTTTTTAGTCTAGGGAAGAAACTCGGGCAGGGTCAATTTGGGATAACGTTCTTGTGTATTGAGAAAGAAACCGGGCGTCAGTATGCTTGTAAATCTATTGCAAAGAGGAAGCTTGTAACTGATGACGATGTGGAGGATGTGAGAAGAGAAATTCAGATAATGCACCATTTGGCTGGACACGCTAATGTTATATCGATAAAAGGTGCTTATGAGGATGCAGTGGCTGTTCATGTTGTGATGGAATTGTGTGCAGGTGGTGAGCTTTTTGATCGGATTATTCAGCGTGGACATTATACTGAAAGAAAGGCGGCTGAACTTATTAGGACTATTGTTGGTGTTGTTGAAGCTTGTCATTCTCTTGGTGTGATGCATAGAGACCTTAAACCTGAGAATTTTCTATTTGTTAATCAGCAAGAGGATTCGCTACTCAAAACTATTGACTTTGGATTATCAGTGTTCTTTAAGCCAG GTGATACATTTATTGATGTGGTTGGTAGTCCATATTATGTTGCCCCAGAAGTTTTGAAAAAGCGTTACGGTCCTGAAGCAGACGTTTGGAGTGCTGGTGTTATCCTTTACATTCTTTTGAGTGGCGTACCTCCATTTTGGGCTG AAAACGAACAAGGCATATTCGAACAGGTTTTGCATGGTGATCTTGACTTCGCTTCAGATCCATGGCCTGCAATTTCTGACAGTGCAAAGGATTTAGTAAGGAAAATGCTTGTTCGTGACCCTAGAAGACGGATGACTGCATATCAAGTATTAT GTCATCCTTGGGTTCAAGTTGATGGTGTAGCTCCTGACAAGCCACTTGATTCCGCCGTATTAAGTCGCTTGAAGCAATTTTCTGCTATGAACAAGCTCAAGAAAATGGCTCTTATA GTCATTGCAGAGAGCTTATCAGAAGAAGAATTAGCTGGCTTAAAAGAAATGTTCAAGATGTTAGACACAGATAACAGTGGTCAAATTACTTTCGAAGAACTTAAAGTCGGTTTGAAAAAAGTTGGTGCAAATCTTAAGGAGTCTGAAATTTATGATCTAATGCAAGCG GCTGATATAGATAACAGTGGAACAATTGATTACGGCGAGTTCATTGCGGCAACATTGCATCTTAATAaagttgaaagagaagatcatCTATTTGCAGCCTTTTCTTACTTTGATAAAGATGGAAGTGGCTATATTACTCAAGAAGAACTTCAACAAGCTTGCGATGAGTTTGGCATAAAAGATGTTGGCTTGGACGAGATAATCAaggaaattgatgaagataat GATGGGCGCATAGATTATAACGAGTTTGTGGCTATGATGCAGAAAGGAAATGTTCCTATGGTTGGTGGTAAGAAAGGCCTTGAAAATAACTTCAGCATTCGTTTCAAGGAAGCATTAAAACTGTAG
- the LOC131600256 gene encoding zinc finger BED domain-containing protein RICESLEEPER 1-like yields MSFQDSSLTPPTMVDDLIDIELLLGDIGEEETTDGGNLEIGELMDMEVPVPSDTTTQTNPTDNTTTQTPTQNTTNTNTDASTPQVAQAQSSQSQRNADGRAPRPKKSAVHSEMVLIVGPDGIKKWKCRWCGKLYTYDSKWKSTSNGKKHLDACIQRRLRLKGNNEKEFAQSRLNIGDNTPSLATWTYNHARVREIAAHMILGHEFPFSVMEGVIFNEFLKEIYPWYKKITRQQVKFDCETFYEAERIKMKRSMALINRVSLTTDLWWSGEQRIGYMTVTGHFIDSKWQLHKRVLSFKNVPPPHSGEVLCRELIKVMDDWGIRDKVASISVDNASANDNCIARLKRDYSGRRNLPLGGKLFHVRCCAHILNLLVQDGLDMIKVSVDKIRNGVKYLLYSETRCKSFKKIVDELQLEGRMQVLDTKTRWNSTWLMLSTAYHYREVWPRYAEENGAFLSFLPDANDWEDVHDICKFLEVFADVTSIISGTSYPTANLFLSELYRVKVLLDNPSRISHNPQLQALASEMKLKYDKYWSESNTLISIGAVLDPRYKMIFIKWVYPFLYPNPTQSDTYQQQLSENLSTLFQLYQDSYGTNDATTPTAASESPEVGSTSGLGRRNFEMFLETVVGNNSKSDLELYFEEPPLKVPPNAKFDVLTWWMGNEAKYPVLSKLAKDILTVPVTTVASEATFSAGKRIIDPKRSSMKTKTVEMVVCGGDWVKEKYGIKKGCTASILEEPQDEPLTYHFGEDLGVSFTAAAT; encoded by the exons ATGTCGTTTCAAGATTCATCATTGACTCCTCCAACAATGGTGGATGATCTTATTGATATTGAGTTGTTGCTTGGTGACATCGGGGAAGAGGAGACAACGGATGGAGGTAATTTAGAGATTGGTGAGTTGATGGATATGGAGGTTCCAGTTCCGAGTGATACAACTACTCAAACCAACCCCACTGATAATACTACTACTCAGACCCCTACTCAAAATACTACAAACACAAACACTGATGCTTCAACCCCTCAAGTTGCCCAAGCTCAGAGTTCCCAGAGTCAGAGAAATGCTGATGGTAGAGCTCCTCGTCCCAAAAAATCTGCTGTTCATTCTGAAATGGTGCTGATTGTAGGTCCAGATGGCATTAAGAAGTGGAAGTGCAGATGGTGTGGAAAGCTTTACACATATGATTCAAAGTGGAAGAGTACCTCTAATGGTAAGAAACATTTAGATGCTTGTATTCAGAGAAGGTTAAGGTTGAAAGGAAATAATGAGAAAGAGTTTGCTCAATCTAGATTAAACATAGGTGATAATACTCCTAGTTTAGCTACTTGGACATATAATCATGCTAGGGTTAGAGAAATTGCAGCACACATGATTCTAGGTCATGAATTTCCTTTTTCTGTTATGGAAGgtgttatttttaatgaatttctaAAAGAGATTTATCCATGGTACAAAAAGATTACTAGGCAACAGGTTAAGTTTGATTGTGAGACATTTTATGAGGCTGAGAGAATTAAAATGAAAAGGTCTATGGCTTTGATTAATAGGGTCAGTCTCACCACTGACTTGTGGTGGTCTGGTGAACAGAGGATAGGCTATATGACTGTGACTGGTCATTTCATTGATTCAAAATGGCAGCTTCATAAAAGAGttttatcttttaagaatgtgCCACCACCACATTCTGGAGAGGTTTTGTGCAGGGAATTGATAAAGGTAATGGATGATTGGGGAATAAGGGATAAGGTAGCATCTATTTCTGTTGATAATGCCAGTGCCAATGATAATTGCATTGCTAGGTTGAAGAGGGATTATTCTGGTAGGAGAAATTTACCCTTAGGTGGTAAGTTATTTCATGTAAGGTGTTGTGCACACATCTTAAATCTGTTGGTGCAGGATGGGCTTGATATGATTAAGGTGTCTGTTGATAAGATAAGAAATGGTGTCAAATACTTGCTCTATTCTGAAACAAGATGCAAATCATTCAAAAAGATTGTTGATGAGTTGCAACTTGAAGGCAGAATGCAAGTGTTGGATACAAAGACTAGGTGGAACTCAACTTGGTTGATGTTGTCTACTGCATACCATTACAGAGAAGTGTGGCCTAGATATGCTGAGGAAAATGGTGCATTTCTCAGTTTTTTGCCTGATGCAAATGATTGGGAAGATGTTCATGATATTTGCAAGTTTTTGGAGGTTTTTGCTGATGTGACATCAATTATTAGTGGCACATCTTACCCTACTGCTAATCTGTTTTTGTCTGAGCTTTACAGAGTGAAGGTTTTACTTGATAATCCTTCAAGAATCTCACATAATCCTCAGTTGCAGGCCCTTGCTAGTGAAATGAAGTTGAAATATGACAAGTATTGGTCAGAGTCCAATACATTGATTTCTATTGGTGCAGTTCTTGATCCAAG GTATAAGATGATCTTCATCAAATGGGTATACCCCTTTTTGTATCCAAATCCCACTCAATCAGATACATATCAACAACAGTTGTCTGAAAATTTAAGTACCCTCTTCCAATTGTATCAAGATTCCTATGGAACCAATGATGCAACTACCCCTACTGCTGCATCTGAATCTCCAGAAGTAGGATCTACTTCTGGATTGGGAAGGAGGAACTTTGAAATGTTTTTAGAAACTGTTGTGGGTAATAATTCCAAATCTGACCTTGAATTATATTTTGAGGAGCCTCCTTTGAAAGTTCCCCCTAATGCTAAATTTGATGTTTTAACTTGGTGGATGGGAAATGAGGCCAAATATCCTGTTCTTAGTAAATTGGCAAAGGATATCCTAACTGTTCCAGTTACTACTGTTGCTTCAGAAGCAACTTTTAGTGCTGGGAAAAGGATTATTGATCCTAAAAGATCTTCTATGAAAACTAAGACAGTTGAAATGGTGGTTTGTGGAGGTGATTGGGTGAAGGAGAAATATGGAATAAAGAAGGGGTGCACTGCTTCTATT CTTGAGGAGCCACAAGATGAACCTTTGACATATCATTTTGGTGAAGATTTGGGTGTTTCATTTACTGCTGCTGCAACTTGA